A window from Bacteroidota bacterium encodes these proteins:
- a CDS encoding PP2C family protein-serine/threonine phosphatase codes for MGSTDLATELQQERYALSSLLEFARTLTPDLGLEGIVRSVLRTVMGTSLIKEAFAYLAIQHDGHDFKRVALAGFSNEDLPKQLDGDGFDRMLADKTRPYTLVPLVGANGTDTIHTAGYLGVLGLGKSINPNLRDESEATYLASLATLTSIALTNALLFEREKQATVERERIESELRLAREIQQSLLPQTLPQLSGAELAAVSRPSEWVGGDYYDAIQLGENRILICVADVVGKGIGAALTMSNLQAALRALAAMLRKGQLSLVDVVKELNRLMTESTAPERFITAAFALLDVDAHEIESIVCGHPNPAIAMPNGTVHSMESTGIPLGIIATFPYESRNYKLESGSLLFFYTDGLSEARYSGEFVGAKGVEELLQHPALRGDLQRTLERIVASPQLTIEDDITVLAIRV; via the coding sequence ATGGGTTCCACAGATCTTGCCACAGAACTGCAACAAGAGCGCTATGCGCTCTCATCGTTGCTCGAATTCGCGCGGACTCTGACGCCCGATCTTGGGCTGGAGGGCATTGTCCGTAGCGTACTCCGCACCGTGATGGGGACGTCGCTGATCAAGGAGGCATTCGCGTACCTGGCGATACAACATGATGGTCACGATTTCAAGCGTGTCGCACTTGCCGGGTTCAGCAATGAGGATTTGCCAAAGCAATTGGATGGCGATGGTTTCGATCGAATGCTCGCTGACAAGACCCGCCCCTATACGCTCGTGCCACTGGTAGGCGCGAATGGCACTGACACGATCCATACTGCAGGCTATCTTGGTGTTCTCGGACTTGGAAAATCGATCAACCCAAATCTGCGTGACGAATCCGAAGCAACCTATCTCGCATCACTTGCCACACTAACTTCGATCGCCCTGACGAACGCGCTGCTATTCGAGCGCGAGAAACAGGCTACCGTCGAGCGCGAGCGGATTGAATCCGAACTGCGTCTTGCCCGCGAGATTCAGCAGTCTCTCTTGCCGCAGACTCTGCCACAACTTTCAGGTGCAGAACTTGCGGCAGTTAGTCGACCTTCGGAGTGGGTCGGCGGCGATTACTACGATGCTATCCAGTTGGGCGAGAATCGCATTTTGATTTGTGTTGCGGATGTAGTCGGCAAGGGCATCGGAGCAGCACTAACGATGTCGAACTTACAGGCCGCACTCCGTGCCCTGGCGGCAATGCTCCGAAAGGGACAGCTCAGTCTGGTCGACGTCGTCAAAGAACTGAATCGGCTCATGACCGAAAGCACGGCACCCGAGCGGTTCATCACCGCCGCGTTTGCACTGCTGGATGTTGATGCTCATGAGATCGAGTCCATCGTGTGCGGCCATCCGAATCCTGCGATTGCCATGCCGAACGGCACCGTGCACAGCATGGAAAGCACTGGTATTCCGCTTGGAATCATCGCGACGTTCCCGTATGAATCTCGGAACTACAAACTCGAGTCAGGGTCCCTGCTCTTCTTCTATACCGACGGGCTCTCCGAAGCCCGGTATAGTGGGGAGTTCGTGGGTGCAAAAGGCGTTGAAGAACTGCTGCAACACCCGGCGCTGCGTGGCGATTTGCAGCGGACACTCGAGCGAATCGTTGCATCTCCACAACTTACGATCGAAGATGACATTACGGTTCTAGCAATTAGGGTTTGA
- a CDS encoding prolyl oligopeptidase family serine peptidase encodes MTAGTMQYPQTRKTEQYDDYFGTIVHDPYRWLEAESAEEVAAWVREQNALSESYFEAIPGRDTLRRRIEQLLNYPRYSEPRKIGDRYFFLRNEGLQNQPVLCVQNDRDSAPSVCLDPNTFSEDGTKALASVTYSRDKRYLAYAVSDSGSDWTQIFVRDLVTGRDLPDRIERVRYSPPAWHRDGFFYCAYDRAPADLTGLVTSLTQRPKILYHRLGTEQCDDMLVYENPSKPEQVLLVSATADETLQFLLVWQGTAFGNLLYVRDSRMPGASFEPYCTEPGHIFNPLEEVDGEIILLTDHGAPTSKIVAADPADSDPANWRTIVPARDEAIEDARVAGGKLIVTYLKDASHHAVVYALDGTLLYDVDLPGIGSISEFYGRKGDETVLFEFSNFTTPRTIYEYDITANVSRVFLQPNVPFGIDDYITRQIFATSNDGTRVPMFVVHRNDLKLDGQNPTILRAYGGFNNSLKPVFSSAIIALLEQGGIFVQANVRGGGEYGAAWHEAGMKWKKQNVFDDFIAAAEHLFQAGYTSPDRLAIKGSSNGGLLVGAVMTQRPDICRVAFPSVGVLDMLRYHLFTVGWDWAYEYGVSSNPDEFEYLHRYSPLHNIKPGVNYPATLVRTADHDDRVVPAHSFKFTARLQECQAGSAPVLISVATKAGHGAGTPLSSLIGQTADDFAFLFHAMNCTKA; translated from the coding sequence CCCAGACCCGCAAGACCGAGCAATATGACGATTACTTTGGTACAATCGTCCACGATCCCTACCGCTGGCTTGAAGCTGAGAGCGCAGAAGAGGTGGCCGCTTGGGTACGCGAGCAAAATGCACTTTCGGAGTCCTACTTCGAGGCGATTCCTGGCCGCGATACATTGCGTCGACGCATTGAGCAGCTCTTAAATTATCCAAGATACAGCGAGCCTCGCAAGATCGGCGACCGGTACTTCTTCCTGCGTAATGAAGGTCTTCAAAATCAGCCTGTTCTCTGTGTCCAAAATGATCGAGATTCGGCGCCGAGCGTTTGTCTCGATCCGAACACCTTCTCGGAGGATGGGACGAAAGCGTTGGCGTCGGTTACATATTCTCGTGACAAGCGTTATTTGGCCTATGCCGTATCAGACTCAGGTTCGGACTGGACTCAGATATTCGTTAGGGATCTGGTAACCGGTCGGGACCTTCCAGATCGAATCGAGAGAGTTCGTTACAGCCCACCGGCATGGCATCGTGATGGATTTTTCTATTGCGCTTACGATCGCGCACCAGCCGACCTCACGGGTTTGGTCACCAGCCTGACCCAACGCCCAAAGATTCTTTACCACCGCCTCGGCACCGAGCAGTGCGATGACATGCTGGTGTATGAGAATCCGTCGAAACCGGAGCAGGTTCTTTTGGTAAGTGCCACAGCAGATGAAACGCTGCAGTTTCTTCTCGTTTGGCAAGGCACGGCATTCGGAAATCTTCTCTACGTTCGGGACTCGCGGATGCCGGGTGCATCGTTTGAGCCATACTGTACGGAGCCGGGGCACATCTTTAACCCGTTGGAAGAGGTCGATGGCGAGATCATCCTCCTAACGGACCATGGAGCGCCAACCTCAAAAATCGTCGCTGCGGATCCAGCCGACAGCGATCCCGCCAACTGGCGTACGATCGTACCTGCCAGAGACGAAGCCATCGAAGATGCACGAGTTGCAGGCGGCAAGCTCATTGTGACCTATTTGAAGGATGCATCGCATCACGCCGTTGTATACGCGCTCGATGGCACACTGTTGTACGATGTCGATCTTCCTGGGATTGGCAGTATATCCGAATTCTATGGTAGGAAAGGGGATGAGACGGTGCTCTTTGAGTTCTCCAATTTCACAACACCACGGACGATCTATGAGTATGACATCACCGCCAATGTTTCGCGCGTCTTCCTGCAGCCTAATGTGCCGTTTGGCATCGATGACTACATAACAAGACAAATCTTTGCCACAAGCAACGATGGGACGCGAGTGCCCATGTTCGTGGTCCATCGGAATGACTTGAAGCTCGACGGTCAGAATCCAACGATTCTGAGGGCATATGGTGGCTTCAATAATAGCCTCAAGCCTGTCTTCAGCTCTGCGATTATCGCCCTTCTCGAGCAGGGCGGTATCTTCGTACAGGCAAATGTTCGGGGGGGTGGCGAGTATGGAGCAGCATGGCATGAAGCCGGTATGAAGTGGAAGAAGCAGAATGTGTTCGATGACTTCATCGCAGCCGCTGAGCACCTCTTTCAAGCTGGATACACGTCTCCCGATCGGTTAGCAATTAAAGGAAGTTCAAACGGTGGCTTGTTGGTCGGCGCCGTCATGACACAACGGCCTGACATTTGTCGCGTTGCATTTCCATCTGTTGGTGTGCTGGACATGCTTCGCTATCATTTGTTCACCGTAGGATGGGACTGGGCCTATGAATATGGCGTTAGCTCCAATCCTGATGAATTTGAATATCTTCATCGATATTCGCCGCTGCACAATATCAAGCCCGGGGTGAACTATCCCGCCACGCTCGTTCGAACTGCCGACCATGACGACCGGGTCGTTCCTGCTCATTCATTCAAATTCACAGCCCGCTTGCAGGAATGCCAGGCAGGGTCGGCGCCTGTTCTCATTTCGGTCGCGACAAAAGCCGGTCACGGTGCTGGTACACCTCTCTCGAGCCTCATCGGGCAGACCGCTGATGATTTTGCGTTCCTCTTTCATGCTATGAATTGCACAAAAGCATGA
- a CDS encoding 1-deoxy-D-xylulose-5-phosphate reductoisomerase translates to MVLSLFGSTGSIGVNTLDVVRRSPDRFHMQYLAAHSRVELLAEQIAEFRPKAVAVADPAAAERLRAMRPNCEILAGPEGLREIAARNDYDTFVGALSGFAGLAGTVEAIKQGKRICLANKESLVVAGEVITPLAARTGSEILPIDSEHSAIYQCLLGETPESIHRIILTASGGPFRTWSRERMESVTVTEALRHPNWVMGRKITIDSATLMNKGLEVIEARWLFDVPISKVDIVVHPQSIIHSFVEFVDGSMKAQLGRPDMRLPIQYALGAPDRLPIAYDRLDLATCGPLEFEPPDAERFPSLKLARSAGEQGGLFPCILNAANEVAVQAFLDGKLRFADIPVLIQAALTMADGLTANALSGASADLALERIFACDARTRGMALELIETTFSVLT, encoded by the coding sequence GTGGTTCTCTCCTTATTTGGCTCGACTGGCTCCATCGGCGTCAACACGCTCGACGTCGTTCGTCGTAGCCCCGATCGATTTCACATGCAATATCTTGCGGCGCACAGTCGGGTTGAATTGCTGGCCGAACAGATTGCGGAATTCCGTCCGAAGGCCGTAGCCGTTGCAGATCCTGCTGCTGCTGAGCGTCTGCGCGCGATGCGTCCGAACTGCGAAATTCTCGCAGGTCCGGAAGGCTTGCGCGAGATCGCTGCTCGCAACGATTACGACACATTCGTGGGTGCGCTCTCCGGGTTTGCGGGACTCGCCGGAACGGTTGAAGCGATCAAGCAAGGCAAGCGGATTTGCCTGGCGAATAAAGAGTCGCTCGTTGTGGCTGGCGAAGTAATCACACCGCTGGCCGCACGCACCGGCAGCGAGATTCTTCCGATTGACTCCGAGCATTCTGCAATCTATCAGTGTCTCCTTGGCGAAACACCCGAGAGCATTCATCGCATCATCTTAACTGCCAGTGGTGGCCCGTTTCGAACGTGGTCGCGTGAACGCATGGAATCCGTTACGGTCACAGAAGCCTTGCGGCATCCGAACTGGGTCATGGGTCGCAAGATCACGATCGACTCGGCAACGCTGATGAACAAGGGACTCGAAGTCATCGAAGCACGTTGGCTGTTCGATGTGCCGATCTCGAAGGTCGATATCGTGGTGCATCCGCAATCGATCATTCACTCGTTCGTCGAATTTGTCGATGGCAGCATGAAAGCACAGCTTGGCCGCCCGGATATGCGCCTGCCGATCCAATACGCGCTCGGGGCCCCGGACCGATTGCCAATTGCCTACGACCGACTCGATCTTGCCACTTGCGGTCCACTCGAGTTCGAGCCGCCGGACGCCGAGCGATTTCCATCGCTAAAGCTTGCGCGATCGGCAGGTGAGCAAGGCGGGTTATTCCCGTGTATCCTGAATGCCGCAAATGAAGTCGCCGTTCAGGCGTTTCTGGACGGGAAACTGCGGTTTGCCGATATTCCCGTGCTCATCCAGGCTGCCCTTACAATGGCCGATGGCCTGACAGCCAATGCGCTTTCTGGCGCAAGTGCCGATCTCGCTCTGGAGCGTATTTTCGCCTGTGACGCGCGGACCCGTGGAATGGCGCTGGAACTCATCGAAACTACTTTCAGTGTCCTAACGTAG
- a CDS encoding DUF2851 family protein, whose amino-acid sequence MIPEYLQREIWKDHEAFLVRPLVLADGSPLSILEIGRENEHRGGPDFLGARIAIDSLAIAGDVELHTNASGWHEHKHHTDARYSNVVLHVVLNGEELEAGPPVPTLVLASNLALDQTALWDALFRKMYDRSPELPCFPHNLIVPMRYKRKVIESFGEARLDELIDRVALQDSEIISTSTILERVYQLTMDALGYSQNRIPFRELSALVPLQHLQFVRANSLPQLRLTYEALFFGAAGLLAKPSEAFDAEANEYLLDLQSRWHTLQVVLSLPETLAENDWAFFRIRPANSPRRRLALAALLAEKYFGRPEWDFRDDFFAGGPTVTLGDSPFWERRSSFATPPLTEAQSLLGEERSSGIWLNVVLPARIAQARSQKGASRQSASSTATSPSEKWLRNQWGESRTRSSAEYLNVIRQELLEGEGVVNVRSEQGALLLKRNFCDTARCSECPVGHRLSEKGWNKGKISRE is encoded by the coding sequence ATGATCCCGGAATATCTTCAGCGCGAGATTTGGAAAGACCACGAGGCATTTCTCGTCCGGCCACTCGTGCTGGCCGATGGCTCGCCGCTCTCCATCCTCGAGATAGGCCGCGAGAACGAGCACCGCGGCGGACCGGACTTTCTCGGTGCCCGGATCGCAATTGACAGCCTTGCGATCGCGGGTGATGTAGAACTCCACACCAATGCCAGCGGCTGGCACGAGCACAAGCATCACACCGATGCGCGGTATTCCAATGTCGTGTTGCATGTTGTACTCAATGGTGAAGAACTCGAGGCCGGACCGCCAGTGCCGACGCTCGTGCTGGCGTCCAATCTCGCGCTTGACCAGACTGCGCTGTGGGATGCGCTCTTTCGAAAGATGTATGATCGATCGCCGGAGCTGCCTTGCTTTCCGCACAACCTGATCGTACCAATGCGCTATAAGCGCAAGGTGATCGAGAGTTTTGGCGAGGCGCGATTGGACGAACTCATCGATCGCGTGGCTCTGCAAGATTCCGAAATCATCAGTACATCTACCATCCTCGAACGCGTCTATCAACTCACGATGGACGCGCTCGGGTATTCTCAAAACCGTATACCGTTTCGGGAGCTCTCGGCACTCGTGCCGCTCCAGCACCTGCAGTTCGTGCGAGCTAATTCGTTACCGCAACTGCGGCTTACATACGAAGCATTGTTTTTCGGTGCTGCCGGATTGCTCGCGAAGCCTTCCGAGGCATTCGACGCAGAAGCGAACGAATATCTTCTTGACCTTCAGTCTCGGTGGCATACGCTCCAGGTCGTGCTGAGTTTGCCCGAAACCCTTGCGGAAAACGACTGGGCATTTTTTCGGATTCGACCGGCCAACAGTCCACGTCGACGGCTTGCGCTTGCCGCGTTGCTGGCGGAGAAATATTTTGGTCGACCAGAATGGGATTTCCGCGATGATTTCTTTGCAGGTGGTCCAACTGTGACCCTTGGCGACAGTCCATTCTGGGAGCGACGGTCATCTTTCGCAACACCTCCCTTGACGGAGGCACAATCACTTCTGGGCGAGGAGCGCTCCTCGGGGATTTGGCTGAATGTGGTGCTGCCTGCGAGAATTGCACAGGCACGGTCACAGAAGGGGGCAAGCAGGCAGTCTGCTTCGTCCACCGCCACATCCCCAAGTGAAAAGTGGCTGCGCAATCAATGGGGAGAATCACGTACCCGGAGCAGTGCCGAATATCTGAATGTCATTCGCCAGGAACTTCTCGAAGGCGAAGGCGTTGTGAACGTCCGCTCCGAACAAGGCGCCCTGCTGCTGAAGCGAAACTTCTGCGATACGGCCCGCTGTTCTGAGTGCCCTGTTGGCCACCGCCTTTCTGAAAAGGGATGGAACAAGGGCAAAATATCGCGGGAGTAA